ACGTACATAATGTTCATAACGATAATCAGCTATCTCTCCATTTTCTACTGCTTGCTTAATGGCACATTTAGGCTCTTTTATGTGCGTGCATCCACGAAATTTACAATTTGCTGTTCGTTGCTTTATTTCTGGGAAACAATCGGCAAGTTCGGATACAGTGAGATCTTGAAATTCCAAAGAACTAAAACCAGGTGTATCTGCAACAAGACCTCCAAACATAGGAAGTAATTCTACATGTCTGGTTGTGTGTCTTCCCCGCCCAAGACTAGCAGATATTTCTCCAGTTTTTAGAGCAAGAGTTGGGTCTATAGCATTTAATAATGTTGTCTTCCCTACCCCTGATTGCCCAGCGATGACGGTAATTTTATCTTTTAGATACCGTTTTAACATGGATAAATGATCTGTATGTTTAACTGATAATAACTCTACATCGTAACCAATTTTTTGATAGTCTCGTTGATAGCTTTCAAACCGGTCTCTATCCTGTTCAGCTATGTCCATTTTTGTAAAAAAGATAACCGGCTGGATCAACTTGGATTCTACTAAGACGAGAAAACGATCAAGCAGTGTCGTATTAAAATTAGGCTCCACTGCAGAAGTTACAATGATTGCTTGATCAATATTTGCAATTGGTGGTCGAACTAGTTCGTTTTCTCTTTCATGAATTTCCAAAATATAGCCTTCTTTTTCACCACTAACGTCAAAGGTAACCATATCCCCAACTAGAGGAGTAATGTTTTTTTTACGAAATACTCCTCTTCCTTTACATTGGTAAACCTCTCCATTAGATTCAACATAGTAAAAGCCACTTAATGCTTTAATAATTCTCCCTTTTGCCATCTATTCACCATCCTCATAAGCCACTACCTTATTCGATATTACTTCCTCATCACGTTTAATAATATATTCCGCCTCACTGTCAGGAGCAATAGTAAGTGAAAAAGTGACCTCGGTATCTTCTGTAATTTTTTCCTCCATATAAACTTCAGATAAATCATTATTCATATCTTGAATATATACTTTTACCGTTTGTTCTGGGCGACCCTCCTCTTCATTTGCTTGCTTATTTGGTTTATACGGAACCGTATAAGCCACTTCATGTGTTACAGGAGGCTTTTCTTTTGGTCCAGAAGATACAACGACGGTTACGGTAGCACCTTCTTGAAGTTCTGTATTTGATTCTGGATCTTGACGAATCACTTCTCCTTCAGGTGTTGTATCTGAATGTTCGGTAGTCTTGTCCATCTTCAAACCGTTGCTATTTAAGTATTCTTCAGCTTCAGCCTCTGTCATACCTTTTAAGTTATTTAAACTAACTGTCTTTGGACCGCTGCTGACGCGAAAAATTACCTTTGTCTCACTAGGGACGACTTCCGTATCTGGACTCGGCTGAATCTGTTCAATAATTTCTCCAATAGGCTTATCTGAATTTACTTCATATGGATCTAAGACTTCGTATCCATCTTCTTTTAATAGGCGTTCTACTTGCGAAAAATCTTTTCCTACATAGTCACTAAAAGTA
This genomic interval from Virgibacillus pantothenticus contains the following:
- the rsgA gene encoding ribosome small subunit-dependent GTPase A, producing the protein MAKGRIIKALSGFYYVESNGEVYQCKGRGVFRKKNITPLVGDMVTFDVSGEKEGYILEIHERENELVRPPIANIDQAIIVTSAVEPNFNTTLLDRFLVLVESKLIQPVIFFTKMDIAEQDRDRFESYQRDYQKIGYDVELLSVKHTDHLSMLKRYLKDKITVIAGQSGVGKTTLLNAIDPTLALKTGEISASLGRGRHTTRHVELLPMFGGLVADTPGFSSLEFQDLTVSELADCFPEIKQRTANCKFRGCTHIKEPKCAIKQAVENGEIADYRYEHYVRFYEEIKLRKPRY